In the genome of Treponema pedis, one region contains:
- the queA gene encoding tRNA preQ1(34) S-adenosylmethionine ribosyltransferase-isomerase QueA, with translation MLTKEFNFELPQELIAQTPSKMRGNDKLLILNKKTGNLEDKVFCELPDILPKDALMVFNNSKVRRARIYAESSSGAQTEFLLINPIPEFGGFVWQVMLKKAKRQKAGKVFVFRDGTKAEIIETEKELGNEFRCLKFDKIIDDDWLDLNGHIPLPPYIRRDDTEEDAERYQTVYAKAYGSIAAPTAGLHFTEEVLNRIKNLGIDIEYVTLHVGLGTFLPVRSENVEEHKMHTEYFSISETAAYNISKAKKDGRPIIAVGTTSVRTLESAWNEKTLTLKTGNQSTDIFIYPPYKFKVVDKLFTNFHTPESSLVMLVSALAGKENIFNAYRHAIERRYRFFSYGDAMLII, from the coding sequence ATGCTTACAAAAGAATTTAATTTTGAGCTGCCGCAAGAGCTGATTGCTCAAACTCCTTCAAAAATGCGCGGCAATGATAAACTTTTAATTTTAAATAAAAAGACGGGCAATTTGGAAGATAAAGTGTTTTGCGAACTTCCGGATATTTTGCCTAAAGATGCCTTAATGGTTTTTAACAACTCGAAGGTTAGACGTGCAAGAATTTATGCTGAAAGCTCTTCAGGAGCGCAAACCGAATTTTTGCTGATAAATCCTATTCCCGAATTCGGAGGATTTGTATGGCAGGTTATGTTAAAAAAAGCTAAACGCCAAAAAGCGGGAAAAGTTTTTGTTTTTCGTGACGGAACGAAGGCGGAAATTATAGAAACCGAAAAAGAGCTTGGCAACGAATTCCGTTGTTTGAAATTCGATAAAATAATTGATGATGATTGGCTTGATTTAAACGGTCATATTCCTTTACCTCCTTATATTCGCCGTGATGATACGGAAGAAGATGCGGAGCGTTATCAAACGGTTTACGCAAAGGCGTACGGCTCAATTGCAGCTCCGACAGCGGGTTTACATTTTACCGAGGAAGTGTTAAATAGAATAAAAAATTTAGGCATCGATATTGAATATGTTACGCTTCATGTAGGACTTGGAACTTTTTTACCTGTTCGCTCGGAAAATGTTGAAGAGCATAAAATGCACACGGAGTATTTTTCCATTTCGGAAACCGCTGCTTACAATATTTCGAAGGCAAAAAAAGACGGCAGGCCCATTATTGCGGTCGGCACTACAAGTGTGCGCACTTTGGAGTCCGCATGGAATGAAAAAACTTTGACCTTAAAAACGGGAAATCAATCTACCGATATTTTTATTTATCCGCCTTATAAATTTAAAGTAGTAGATAAACTGTTTACGAATTTTCATACGCCGGAATCTTCATTGGTAATGCTTGTTTCGGCTTTGGCAGGTAAAGAAAATATTTTTAATGCATATAGGCACGCAATTGAAAGGCGATACCGTTTCTTTTCGTACGGTGATGCAATGCTTATTATTTAG
- a CDS encoding ABC transporter permease — translation MTVYKNFLRLIWSKKSMIIIYTAIFLITSFMFLKKSDRGIKEFKETPLKLIIIDNDNSELSKNLTAYLQTKNNVKIIDSKKNENLSKENILHYIKKEISLGNADAGIVINPNLEENLTSGTNCVLSLKDGRNANSIYIDMQIKKFLLFADSLKKAEGKFDFEKIHIALKESITVNKISEKQENGVNSWFKSFFNYFAWISFSIILNSIGWAVFMLKKPSLKIRNDVSPVSGLRFSIENFAAQLTVVFLILTVIIGFAVLLNIQHLRDIPIFAYILNSIIYAAVILSMAFMLNAVLKKGAVLGILGTVLPLALSFISGVFMPIEFISPAILKIAKLFPTYYFIKANEFVYGFSKIDWKNEVFLTLFLVIYFTAGTLFNRANRSQRKIELS, via the coding sequence ATGACAGTTTATAAAAATTTTTTGCGCCTTATTTGGTCAAAAAAAAGTATGATAATAATTTATACTGCAATTTTTCTGATAACGAGCTTTATGTTTTTAAAAAAATCCGATAGAGGAATTAAAGAGTTTAAAGAAACACCGCTTAAACTTATAATTATAGATAACGACAATTCGGAGTTGTCTAAAAATTTAACTGCATATTTACAAACAAAAAATAATGTTAAAATAATCGACAGTAAAAAAAATGAAAATCTAAGCAAAGAAAATATTTTACACTATATAAAAAAAGAAATTTCTTTAGGCAATGCCGACGCGGGGATTGTTATAAACCCGAATTTAGAAGAAAATTTAACATCAGGAACAAATTGTGTTTTAAGCCTTAAAGACGGGAGAAATGCAAACTCGATTTATATCGATATGCAAATAAAAAAGTTTTTATTATTTGCCGATTCCTTAAAAAAAGCGGAAGGAAAATTTGATTTTGAAAAAATACATATAGCTTTAAAAGAAAGCATAACCGTAAATAAAATTTCGGAAAAACAGGAAAACGGAGTAAATTCGTGGTTTAAATCTTTTTTTAATTATTTTGCATGGATTTCATTTTCGATAATATTAAATTCAATCGGCTGGGCGGTATTTATGTTAAAAAAACCGTCGTTAAAAATACGGAACGATGTATCACCCGTTTCAGGTTTACGCTTTTCAATCGAAAATTTTGCAGCGCAGCTTACAGTGGTATTTTTAATTTTAACGGTCATAATAGGTTTTGCAGTCTTACTTAACATACAGCATTTGCGGGACATTCCCATTTTTGCATACATTCTAAACAGTATAATTTATGCAGCGGTAATTTTAAGTATGGCGTTTATGTTAAATGCAGTTTTAAAAAAAGGCGCGGTGCTCGGTATTTTAGGAACAGTCCTTCCTTTGGCATTATCTTTTATTTCGGGAGTTTTTATGCCTATAGAATTTATTTCCCCTGCAATTTTAAAAATTGCAAAATTGTTCCCAACATATTATTTTATAAAAGCAAATGAATTCGTTTACGGTTTTTCTAAAATAGATTGGAAAAATGAAGTTTTCCTGACATTATTTTTAGTTATATACTTCACCGCAGGGACACTTTTTAATAGAGCAAACCGTTCACAAAGAAAAATAGAACTCAGTTAA
- a CDS encoding ABC transporter permease — protein sequence MMFLRLLKYNSYLTLRSKEGMFWSILYPILLSTLYFAAFSSLLNFSQNKINLGIEKDNPYKQTLVFIQMFNIIDTEEQNADAALQNKEIDAFVQNDFSLRVSKNGINQSIVKGFMEQIKQTQSLGVPINPFDYGKTYITDINEKNNSIMILFYSLLAMVSFYGMFGASSIPLTMQANISKLGARISATPMNRFASYISGIIFYVIFNLLSNILYICFVLYILKIPFITDIKTTLTLLILANVLGVTYGTAVGSLPLGDENTKSMFCVFSSLFLAFLSGMMSPSVKTALDKALPLINKINPIGLLTDNLYNVNILQDYNLLGTIIIIFLSLTAVLLIAVFINSRKVQYDSL from the coding sequence ATGATGTTTTTACGCTTATTAAAATATAATTCTTATTTAACGCTGCGTTCAAAAGAAGGTATGTTTTGGAGTATACTGTATCCCATTCTTTTATCAACACTTTATTTTGCAGCATTTTCTTCACTGCTAAATTTTTCTCAAAATAAAATAAACCTCGGTATCGAAAAAGACAATCCCTACAAACAAACATTAGTTTTTATACAAATGTTTAACATCATAGATACCGAAGAACAAAATGCGGACGCTGCTTTGCAAAATAAGGAAATAGACGCCTTTGTGCAAAATGATTTTTCTCTGCGCGTTTCCAAAAACGGAATTAATCAATCTATTGTTAAAGGTTTTATGGAACAGATAAAACAAACGCAAAGTTTGGGGGTGCCGATAAACCCCTTCGATTACGGAAAAACTTATATAACCGATATAAACGAAAAAAACAACTCCATAATGATTTTATTTTATTCTCTTTTAGCAATGGTTTCGTTTTACGGAATGTTCGGTGCAAGTTCAATTCCTCTCACTATGCAGGCAAATATTTCCAAATTAGGAGCAAGGATTTCCGCAACACCTATGAATAGATTTGCTTCTTATATTTCAGGAATTATTTTTTATGTTATTTTTAACCTTCTCTCAAATATTTTATACATTTGCTTTGTTTTATATATTTTGAAAATTCCGTTTATTACGGATATAAAGACTACGTTAACGCTTCTTATACTTGCAAATGTTTTAGGCGTTACTTACGGAACGGCTGTCGGCTCATTGCCTTTAGGAGATGAAAACACAAAGAGTATGTTTTGTGTTTTTTCATCTTTATTTCTTGCATTTTTATCGGGTATGATGAGCCCGAGTGTAAAAACGGCTCTTGATAAAGCCCTTCCTTTGATAAATAAAATAAATCCGATAGGTCTTTTAACCGACAATCTTTACAATGTGAATATTTTACAGGATTATAATTTACTCGGTACAATTATTATTATCTTTTTAAGTTTAACTGCCGTTCTTTTAATTGCGGTTTTTATAAATTCAAGGAAGGTTCAATATGACAGTTTATAA
- a CDS encoding ABC transporter ATP-binding protein, with the protein MILTVTDLVKRYKEKTALDNFNFEVKKGEVLGLLGPNGCGKTTAINCILSLLKFDSGEIKIFEEPMTQNALHIKKRIGLVPQEVSLFYDFTVRENIDYFCGLYINNSVKRKKLVNEAIEFVGLTNYSNYRAKKLSGGLLRRLNIACGIAHKPELIFMDEPTVAVDAQSRNFILSGIKELAKQGNTIVYTTHYLEEAEELCDRIVIMDNGKTVANGTLEELQKMGKTSEKIIVEFIEPPLNLEERLKTVPHILEVTKKTNEYLLYFENSSNNLNAFISFINSENLKYIKLYSERPTLNDTFLELTGKELRDQ; encoded by the coding sequence ATGATTTTAACCGTAACCGATTTAGTTAAACGCTATAAAGAAAAAACTGCGCTCGATAATTTTAACTTTGAAGTTAAAAAAGGAGAAGTCTTAGGTCTATTAGGCCCCAACGGTTGCGGGAAAACAACGGCAATAAATTGTATCCTTTCGCTATTAAAATTCGATTCAGGTGAAATTAAAATTTTTGAAGAACCTATGACGCAAAACGCCTTGCATATAAAAAAACGCATAGGTCTTGTACCGCAGGAAGTTTCTTTATTTTATGATTTTACGGTACGGGAAAATATAGATTATTTTTGCGGACTTTATATAAACAACTCCGTAAAAAGAAAAAAACTTGTAAACGAAGCTATAGAATTTGTCGGTTTAACCAATTATTCAAACTACAGAGCAAAAAAACTTTCGGGAGGACTTTTACGCCGTCTTAATATTGCCTGCGGAATTGCCCATAAACCGGAGCTTATTTTTATGGACGAGCCGACGGTTGCAGTCGACGCTCAAAGCCGTAATTTTATTTTATCCGGAATTAAAGAACTTGCAAAACAGGGAAACACAATAGTATACACAACACACTATCTTGAAGAAGCCGAAGAACTTTGCGACAGAATAGTTATAATGGATAACGGCAAAACCGTTGCAAACGGTACCTTGGAAGAACTGCAAAAAATGGGAAAAACAAGCGAAAAAATTATTGTAGAATTTATAGAGCCCCCTCTTAACTTGGAAGAAAGATTAAAAACGGTTCCGCATATTTTGGAAGTTACAAAAAAAACGAACGAGTATTTACTTTATTTTGAAAATTCTTCAAACAATTTAAATGCTTTCATTTCGTTTATAAATTCGGAAAATTTAAAGTATATAAAACTTTATTCTGAACGCCCTACCTTGAACGATACCTTCCTTGAACTTACGGGAAAGGAGCTTAGAGACCAATGA
- a CDS encoding acyl-CoA thioester hydrolase/BAAT C-terminal domain-containing protein, whose product MNNLLVLRKITASFFSSLTLILLSVSCAKFKTEKIYDSKVNNNVQTFAISGSVNGFHYIPDEIKHKGLVITFGGSEGSAGEYYAADIANKGYEVLAVYYFGKENQPVSISEVPLEFFSEVLNYAEKKCKSIEPITLLGGSKGAELAAILSSYYSRIDNVILFAPSSFVFQGLDYSSQKSSWSWKKTPLPFITFSQKAYEKMRYENNAIVLRDMYEAAVELTPPEILKEASINLSNLKGNALIFAGGDDALWQSDTMAQILKKQNPKKTELHIFEKAGHAFGAAPVSGGIKLGGTPEANKTAAVESSRILIEFLNKQHK is encoded by the coding sequence ATGAATAATTTATTGGTTTTACGAAAAATAACGGCAAGTTTTTTTTCATCTCTTACTTTAATTTTACTTTCAGTGTCGTGTGCGAAATTTAAGACGGAAAAAATTTACGACTCCAAAGTAAATAATAATGTTCAAACTTTTGCAATAAGCGGTTCGGTAAACGGGTTTCATTACATTCCAGATGAAATTAAACATAAGGGGCTTGTAATAACATTCGGAGGCTCCGAAGGAAGTGCAGGAGAATATTATGCCGCCGATATTGCAAATAAAGGATATGAAGTTTTAGCAGTTTATTATTTCGGAAAAGAAAACCAACCCGTTTCCATTTCGGAAGTACCTTTAGAATTTTTTTCGGAAGTTTTAAATTATGCCGAAAAGAAATGCAAATCTATAGAACCCATTACGCTTCTCGGAGGCTCAAAAGGAGCCGAACTTGCCGCGATTCTTAGCTCATATTATTCCCGAATCGACAACGTAATTTTATTTGCTCCTTCAAGTTTTGTATTCCAAGGTTTGGATTATTCTTCTCAAAAATCTTCATGGTCTTGGAAAAAAACGCCTCTTCCCTTTATTACCTTTTCGCAAAAGGCTTACGAAAAAATGCGTTATGAAAATAACGCTATAGTTTTGCGGGATATGTACGAGGCCGCCGTAGAATTAACTCCTCCGGAAATTTTAAAAGAAGCTTCTATCAATTTATCAAATCTTAAAGGGAATGCCTTAATTTTTGCGGGCGGAGATGACGCCTTATGGCAATCGGATACTATGGCGCAAATTTTAAAAAAGCAAAACCCCAAAAAAACCGAACTGCATATTTTTGAAAAAGCGGGGCATGCCTTCGGAGCAGCCCCTGTTTCAGGAGGAATTAAGCTAGGCGGAACACCCGAAGCAAACAAAACGGCCGCAGTTGAAAGCTCAAGGATTTTAATTGAATTTTTAAATAAACAACATAAATAA
- the ileS gene encoding isoleucine--tRNA ligase: protein MYKPVDPKTDFAKQEEEVLKFWEKNNIFKKSVEARSNNSDYVFFDGPPFATGLPHFGHFVPGTIKDIIPRYKTMKGFRVERRFGWDCHGLPVENLIEKELGLNSKTDIEKYGIDKFNEACRASVLRYVKEWKETITRLGRWVDFENDYKTMNPEYMESIWYVMKSLWEKGLLYEGYYILPYCPRCSTVLSNHELNLGGYKDVHDPAITVRFKVLSPVTNSQAGKTFTGENALPENTYLLAWTTTPWTLPSNLGLAVGADIEYALIEYEGDYYIMAVPRLEAYFAKQTENTKQKEMCSCGKTAGEYKQIWTKKGSELEGLRYEPLFPYFKNLAAGEDGKNTEAGQGAFRVLIGDFVTTEDGTGIVHTAPGFGEDDNRIFKNTGVPTVCPVDAECKFTNEVPDYKGLFVKDADKAIIERLKTEEKLFKREQILHSYPHCWRCDSPLIYRAVASWFVSVEKIKNKMLSANSEITWQPEHIKSGRFGKWLEGARDWAISRNRYWGNPIPIWKCPDCGETICVGSREELKELSGIYPEDLHKHFVDKITIPCKKCSGTMRRVPEVLDCWFESGSMPYAQQHYPFENKEIFEKNFPADFISEGLDQTRGWFYTLTVLAAALFDKPAFKNCIVNGLVLAEDGKKMSKSLRNYTDPNKVISQFGADALRLFLMNSNVVKADDLKYSDEGVRDVLKGILIPFWNSYSFYVTYANIDGITPPERAKADGREDGTEKFLSGLNNPLDRWILSVTEKLIADVSTALDNYDLSQAVPPMIEYIDLLNNWYIRRSRRRFWKSENDTDKTQGYETLYRALKKFSLVAAPVIPFITEAIWQNLRTENDTVSIHLADYPEYNDKVRDNDLEFKMKTVQKCVSMGRALRYQFNLKIRQPLKALEIVTKNPQEKSVLLEMEESIIEELNIKEIIFHDKEDELVEYKAKANFKVLGKELGQKMKAAAAQIEKLSSSEIESLLEGAVLSLDIDGQTVDLTAEKIIVNRVEKENLKVLNEGTLTVALNTEITEELLLEGYIRDLVRGVQNLRKESGLAVTDRIKLYVAGTDSDGKQLLRKAFEANKTYLMAETLAVEAESVTVLPEGKASAELESGGLLWQVALEKAQG, encoded by the coding sequence ATGTATAAACCCGTAGACCCTAAAACCGATTTTGCAAAACAGGAAGAAGAAGTTTTAAAATTTTGGGAAAAAAATAATATTTTTAAAAAATCGGTAGAAGCGCGAAGCAACAATTCGGATTATGTTTTTTTTGACGGCCCGCCTTTTGCAACGGGACTTCCGCATTTCGGACATTTCGTTCCGGGAACAATAAAAGACATTATTCCGCGTTATAAAACTATGAAGGGTTTCCGCGTAGAACGCCGCTTCGGGTGGGACTGTCACGGTCTTCCGGTTGAAAATCTGATAGAAAAAGAACTCGGCCTTAATTCCAAAACCGATATAGAAAAATACGGTATAGATAAATTTAACGAAGCATGTCGTGCAAGCGTTTTGCGCTATGTAAAAGAATGGAAGGAAACGATAACCAGATTGGGCCGTTGGGTAGATTTTGAAAACGATTATAAGACTATGAATCCGGAATATATGGAATCTATCTGGTATGTTATGAAATCTCTTTGGGAAAAAGGGCTTTTATATGAAGGCTATTATATTCTGCCTTATTGTCCCCGATGTTCTACGGTGCTTTCAAACCACGAGCTTAATTTAGGCGGTTATAAAGATGTTCACGACCCGGCAATTACAGTACGCTTTAAGGTTTTAAGCCCGGTAACAAATTCTCAAGCGGGAAAAACTTTTACCGGAGAAAATGCTTTACCTGAAAACACTTACCTTTTAGCATGGACTACCACACCGTGGACACTGCCCAGTAATTTGGGACTTGCAGTAGGCGCCGACATAGAATATGCCTTAATTGAGTATGAAGGGGATTACTATATAATGGCCGTTCCCCGCTTAGAGGCATATTTTGCAAAACAAACTGAAAACACAAAACAAAAAGAAATGTGCTCTTGCGGAAAAACTGCCGGCGAATATAAACAGATATGGACGAAAAAAGGCTCGGAGCTTGAAGGTTTAAGATACGAACCTCTTTTTCCTTATTTTAAAAATCTTGCAGCCGGCGAAGACGGAAAAAATACCGAAGCGGGGCAGGGCGCGTTTAGAGTTCTGATAGGAGACTTTGTTACAACCGAAGACGGAACGGGAATTGTTCACACGGCTCCGGGTTTCGGAGAAGATGATAACCGTATCTTTAAAAATACGGGAGTGCCTACTGTTTGTCCGGTAGATGCCGAATGTAAATTCACAAATGAAGTACCGGATTATAAAGGCCTTTTTGTAAAAGACGCGGATAAAGCAATTATAGAACGTCTTAAAACCGAAGAAAAACTTTTTAAAAGAGAGCAAATTCTACACTCTTATCCTCATTGTTGGCGATGCGACAGCCCTTTAATTTACAGAGCGGTTGCAAGCTGGTTTGTTTCCGTAGAAAAAATAAAAAATAAAATGCTTTCCGCCAATTCCGAAATAACTTGGCAGCCCGAACATATTAAATCCGGACGATTCGGCAAATGGCTTGAAGGAGCCCGCGATTGGGCAATAAGCCGCAACCGCTATTGGGGAAACCCGATTCCGATTTGGAAATGCCCCGACTGCGGAGAAACTATTTGCGTAGGAAGCCGCGAAGAATTAAAAGAACTTTCAGGTATTTATCCCGAAGATTTGCACAAGCACTTTGTGGATAAAATTACAATTCCGTGTAAAAAATGCTCAGGTACTATGAGACGGGTACCTGAAGTCTTGGATTGCTGGTTTGAATCAGGCTCAATGCCTTATGCCCAACAGCATTATCCTTTTGAAAATAAAGAAATTTTCGAAAAAAATTTTCCGGCAGATTTTATTTCGGAAGGTTTGGACCAAACTCGAGGCTGGTTTTATACCCTTACCGTTTTAGCCGCAGCCCTGTTCGATAAACCGGCTTTTAAAAACTGCATAGTAAACGGGCTTGTTCTTGCCGAAGACGGAAAAAAAATGTCAAAATCGCTGCGCAACTACACAGACCCGAATAAGGTAATAAGTCAATTCGGTGCAGACGCCTTACGTTTATTCTTAATGAATTCAAATGTAGTCAAAGCCGATGATTTAAAATATTCCGATGAAGGAGTTCGCGACGTTCTTAAAGGTATTTTAATTCCGTTTTGGAACAGTTACAGTTTTTACGTTACTTATGCGAACATAGACGGAATTACTCCGCCTGAAAGAGCGAAAGCGGACGGAAGAGAAGACGGTACGGAAAAGTTTTTATCCGGTCTAAATAATCCCCTTGACCGATGGATTTTATCCGTAACGGAAAAACTTATTGCCGATGTCAGTACCGCATTGGATAATTACGATTTATCGCAGGCCGTACCGCCTATGATTGAATACATAGATTTACTCAATAATTGGTATATCCGCCGTTCGCGCCGCCGTTTTTGGAAAAGTGAAAACGACACCGATAAAACTCAAGGATATGAAACCCTTTATCGAGCACTAAAAAAATTCTCCCTTGTTGCGGCACCGGTTATTCCGTTTATTACCGAAGCAATCTGGCAAAATTTACGTACCGAAAACGATACGGTTTCAATTCACCTTGCGGATTATCCGGAATATAACGACAAAGTGCGGGATAACGATTTGGAATTTAAAATGAAGACCGTACAAAAATGCGTATCGATGGGGCGAGCTCTGCGCTATCAGTTCAATTTAAAAATACGGCAACCGCTTAAAGCCTTGGAAATAGTTACTAAAAATCCTCAAGAAAAATCCGTATTGCTTGAAATGGAAGAAAGCATAATAGAAGAGCTTAATATAAAAGAAATTATTTTCCACGATAAAGAAGACGAACTTGTAGAATATAAGGCAAAAGCCAATTTTAAAGTGTTGGGAAAAGAGCTCGGTCAAAAAATGAAAGCCGCAGCAGCCCAAATTGAAAAACTTTCTTCTTCCGAAATCGAAAGTCTTTTGGAAGGAGCGGTATTAAGTCTTGATATTGACGGGCAAACGGTAGATTTAACGGCGGAAAAAATTATTGTAAACAGGGTAGAAAAAGAAAATTTAAAAGTACTTAACGAGGGAACCCTAACAGTTGCCTTAAATACTGAAATTACCGAAGAACTTTTACTTGAAGGTTATATCCGCGACCTTGTGCGGGGAGTACAAAACCTGCGTAAAGAATCAGGGCTTGCCGTAACCGACCGTATCAAACTTTATGTAGCGGGTACGGATTCGGACGGTAAACAACTTTTACGCAAAGCGTTTGAAGCAAATAAAACCTATCTTATGGCGGAAACCTTAGCGGTAGAAGCGGAAAGCGTTACCGTATTACCCGAAGGTAAAGCCTCCGCTGAATTGGAATCGGGCGGCTTATTATGGCAAGTTGCTTTGGAAAAGGCTCAAGGTTAA
- a CDS encoding M23 family metallopeptidase, with protein sequence MPRTRTYKRAENNLVRAFGELFKQCWTGFSDAVLKFIGGGRKKLTIMVVPHSQKKVINFQTSIFSIVFTTVLFIGVIASFFWFTAESIAAAGKLSALKEETRKTQASLNILKEESNSLLKNAKNFQSALSSTLSSLGLQSIMETASEADESSDLSRLFNVKEQAEGSVKEAAELQKLSSYLQDSVQPVQELGKLMSTQAALFSDIPSLWPIRGGIGHISMAFGQNRHPFTGQWYIHTGIDLSTGRKGDPIMATADGQIITVASDSGWGNYILIKHKHGFYTRYAHLDSFRVTVGEQVQKGQVIGYIGNTGISTGPHLHYEVHIGSDVVDPMKYLNIKRTGRNK encoded by the coding sequence GTGCCTAGAACACGAACATATAAACGTGCCGAAAATAATTTGGTAAGAGCTTTCGGCGAACTTTTTAAACAATGCTGGACAGGTTTTTCCGATGCCGTATTAAAATTTATCGGCGGCGGAAGAAAAAAGCTCACGATAATGGTAGTTCCTCACTCGCAGAAAAAAGTAATTAATTTTCAGACAAGTATTTTTTCCATTGTTTTTACGACAGTTCTTTTTATAGGAGTGATAGCTTCCTTTTTTTGGTTTACCGCCGAGTCTATAGCCGCTGCGGGAAAACTTTCCGCTTTAAAAGAAGAAACACGAAAAACTCAAGCCAGTCTTAATATCTTAAAAGAAGAATCGAATTCTTTGCTTAAAAATGCCAAGAATTTTCAATCCGCATTATCTTCAACTCTTTCTTCGCTCGGACTTCAGTCTATAATGGAAACTGCGAGTGAAGCCGATGAAAGCAGCGACCTTTCACGTTTGTTTAATGTAAAAGAGCAAGCGGAAGGCTCCGTAAAAGAAGCTGCCGAATTGCAAAAACTTTCTTCATACTTGCAGGATTCAGTTCAGCCCGTACAGGAATTGGGAAAATTAATGAGTACTCAAGCAGCTCTCTTTTCGGATATTCCGAGTCTTTGGCCTATCAGGGGCGGTATAGGGCATATTTCTATGGCGTTCGGGCAAAACCGCCACCCGTTTACAGGTCAATGGTACATACATACGGGTATAGACCTTTCTACCGGAAGAAAGGGAGACCCCATTATGGCAACTGCCGACGGACAGATTATTACAGTTGCTTCGGATTCCGGTTGGGGAAATTATATTCTTATTAAGCATAAGCATGGATTTTATACAAGGTATGCACACTTGGATTCATTTAGAGTTACCGTGGGAGAGCAGGTTCAAAAAGGACAGGTTATAGGTTATATCGGAAATACGGGGATTTCTACAGGGCCTCACCTTCATTATGAAGTTCATATAGGCTCCGATGTAGTTGACCCTATGAAATATTTGAATATTAAGCGTACCGGAAGAAATAAATAA
- a CDS encoding bactofilin family protein: MAGFVDDVSVNTIIGPGSFINGSLRVPGFLRIDGDIDGDIDTPGRVIIAEHARVRGNIHASSISIGGMVQGDVIAPNGVVILSTGLVLGSILTKKIRVDEDVFLHGFCFAVNNQAEFDRVEKEYKNKQGLAASALLNSR; this comes from the coding sequence ATGGCGGGTTTTGTAGACGATGTTTCGGTAAATACGATTATAGGGCCGGGAAGTTTTATAAACGGCAGTTTGCGTGTACCCGGTTTTTTGCGTATTGACGGAGATATTGACGGAGATATTGATACTCCGGGGCGGGTAATAATAGCCGAACATGCCAGAGTACGAGGGAATATACATGCTTCTTCAATAAGCATAGGCGGAATGGTTCAAGGCGATGTAATTGCTCCTAATGGAGTAGTGATTTTGTCTACGGGGCTGGTTTTAGGTTCAATTTTAACAAAAAAAATCCGAGTTGATGAAGACGTTTTTTTGCACGGCTTTTGCTTTGCGGTTAATAATCAGGCCGAATTTGACAGGGTCGAAAAGGAATATAAAAACAAACAGGGGCTTGCAGCATCTGCGCTTCTTAATTCACGGTGA
- a CDS encoding YaaR family protein: MGSTIDTANYVSALNTAAPLLTKETKLSKNQNKKLEETSKRKPKSFLNTILDSAQKDSLETDYEARLKGLSSGERKAAIDDILADLQDKVYSSGSNLADNINTDTISEYKKAVKTFVNFAVKHSLDVKSIISGGLNPIKQRNYTIVKIIDEKVERLTKELLFNQLEKLQILEKLDEIKGLLINLTM; this comes from the coding sequence ATGGGTAGCACTATAGATACCGCAAACTATGTTTCCGCATTAAATACTGCTGCGCCTCTTTTAACAAAAGAAACAAAATTATCAAAAAATCAAAATAAAAAACTTGAAGAGACAAGTAAACGCAAACCTAAAAGTTTTTTGAATACAATTTTGGATTCCGCACAAAAAGATTCTTTGGAAACCGATTATGAAGCGCGTCTTAAAGGCTTAAGTTCCGGAGAGCGTAAAGCGGCAATAGATGATATTTTGGCGGATTTGCAGGATAAAGTTTATTCCAGCGGGTCTAATTTAGCGGATAATATAAATACGGATACAATAAGCGAATATAAAAAGGCTGTTAAAACTTTTGTTAATTTTGCCGTTAAGCATTCGCTTGACGTTAAATCGATAATTTCCGGCGGGCTTAATCCCATAAAGCAAAGAAATTATACAATAGTAAAAATCATTGATGAAAAAGTGGAAAGACTTACAAAAGAACTTTTATTTAATCAACTTGAAAAACTCCAAATTTTGGAAAAACTGGACGAAATAAAAGGTCTTTTAATTAACTTGACTATGTAA